From Gadus morhua chromosome 14, gadMor3.0, whole genome shotgun sequence:
tcttaaaggggatgggtgCGGGCACTCACactaattaggctacttcagaccaacccgtTTTAGATATGCGGCGAGCCCAAGAGTAATTTTTTCGCGctggtaaactagcgacatctccgtagaaccgcccacaaagctacttgcgcttggcgcttctcacttgcgtttcagaccgttaaaatagggccctacaTCTATTTATGGGTTTGAAGAGATAACATAATGGAGGGGTGATGAGCAGAGTctaggtttttttttctttaaaagtgCACCTTTGACTTACATTTATTCATGTTTCCCAATCTAACTCCTTTATATTCATTTTGTTAGAGAAACTGTGTCCTACACTACCGTTCCACATCATACACTGGGACGTATGGGTTTGAGTTGGTGCTGGAAGACTTTCCAAGAACCACCATCTCCTTGATCTCTACAAATGGAACTTCAACTCAGAGGTTACCTTTGCCTTCAAACAGAAAGAAACGTGCAGTCTACTACACATACTCTTACACCACTATCCCAGGcccaaccaccaccacgacAGGCCCAACCACCATGACAACCAATTACCCATGGTGGTGGCAACATCAAGGCCCAACCACTACCACCACGACAACCAATAAGCCATGGTGGTGGCAACATCAAGGCCCAACCACTACCACCACAGGCCCAACCACCATGACAACCAATTACCCATGGTGGTGGCAACATCAAGGCCCAACCACTACCACCACGACAACCAATAAGCCATGGTGGTGGCAACATCAAGGCCCAACCACTACCACCACAGGCCCAACCACCATGACAACCAATTACCCATGGTGGTGGCAACATCAAGGCCCAACCACTACCACCACAGGCCCAACCACCATGACAACCAATTACCCATGGTGGTGGCAACATCAAGgcccaaccaccaccacggcaggcccaaccaccaccacggcaggcctaaccaccaccacggcAGGCCTAACCACCATGAAAACCAATTACCCATGGTGGTGGCAACATCAAGgcccaaccaccaccacggcAGGCCCAACCACCACCCCGTACCAAACCTACCCCAGCAAACCGTATCCTACTCCTCTCAGTCAAATTCCTCTTCAATTCTCCGTTCTAGGTAGGCAAGCGAGTCACATTTTGTCGTAATTTCATGAATGATATATGCCTATATATGCTATTGTATAAACAGAGaagcatccttttacactttgTTTCAATTTAGAATGATTTAAGTACTTATTTGAGATATGCTTTCTCTGTAGCTATACAACATATTGCATGCTTTTGTAAGCTAAAATATTTCTACTTAAACTGTAGTGGATTCGCCTGCTCCGTCCTGCACTGAAGGAGAGTACCTGCCTAGGTTTGTTCACCCAACACCAAGTCATGGAGACCATCTGAATGCTCAAGTCAATGAAGAATTTGAAATCACAGTCAAAGCAGTAGCTCAGTATTCAACGTAAGTACACGTGTCTGCTGACAAGATCAATTTAAGAAATGAAATGAATCACCCACAACTTGAAAAAACAAGATagtaatgcattttttttcaataCAGAGTAGGTGATATCATCTTCACAGGACCCCTGGGTACCACCAAACACAGGATTGAACGGGGAGAGTTTTATCTGAGATGGACCCCGACTGTACACCAATTTGGAGACCAGGTTCCAATTTGCTTCATTGCGGAGGCAGCTTTTTCGTaggtttctttatttttagcTCCCTCTCTTTATGCACTACAATTATATGACTATATTAGTAACAATAGTTATTAATAATGTATCTTTACAGTGCCAATGGTGAGAATACAATTTAAAGTGACTAATTCTTGGCTCCAATCAATTTCAGGTATCAGCAGTTTCAGTCAGAAATGCgatgtgtttgggtgcatgttGAACATGGTGAGAACTGACATTTTAGGTTTATGCTTAATGTGCCTGATTATGTTATGCATGTTTTTACATAAACAAGGAATAAATTACTTTAAATCTCTTCAACAGCTAAAGCACACGTGATCTGCAATGAAACCTCCATGACAGTAGAGTTGGAGAAAGCCGCATTTAAGGGACTAGATGAAGATCACCTGCGGCTAAATGATCCCGGCAGCACAGCCTGCAGACTACACTCCAATGGCACTCATGTCATTGGTTTCATCCCACTTAATGAATGTGGTACTATGATTAAGGTAATGGGGAAACTCCAtctaataaatgttatagtattttgCGAATGGTTATGTTTGTCTTGACATCTGCTGATTTGGTTAATTTCACTTTATCATCTAAAACAGTGTTTTAAAGagtgttcctgttctgcagGAGGACGATGAAAACCTTTTGTTCTCAAATGAGATCACCACCTTTGAGGATGTCAGAGACATCGTTAC
This genomic window contains:
- the LOC115559229 gene encoding uncharacterized protein LOC115559229 isoform X1 produces the protein MASFWIFSIQLLLLISVASASHFTAGTARVVPKEKQLDGSIKVNIYFRQTYRNCQLYFDWTCWNGNCGNTLEAKQGVIDRSTNSAPNTNGWCETEIVQSRYYPNDDSFELRKASCCWIHNVNKLGSWRLFTHVDLRERSDNWQANGSPNNAIMPFLRVPSNCPRSYHLMTDDPDGDRVICRYGTILNRECATCNQPQGFELDERNCVLHYRSTSYTGTYGFELVLEDFPRTTISLISTNGTSTQRLPLPSNRKKRAVYYTYSYTTIPGPTTTTTGPTTMTTNYPWWWQHQGPTTTTTTTNKPWWWQHQGPTTTTTGPTTMTTNYPWWWQHQGPTTTTTTTNKPWWWQHQGPTTTTTGPTTMTTNYPWWWQHQGPTTTTTGPTTMTTNYPWWWQHQGPTTTTAGPTTTTAGLTTTTAGLTTMKTNYPWWWQHQGPTTTTAGPTTTPYQTYPSKPYPTPLSQIPLQFSVLVDSPAPSCTEGEYLPRFVHPTPSHGDHLNAQVNEEFEITVKAVAQYSTVGDIIFTGPLGTTKHRIERGEFYLRWTPTVHQFGDQVPICFIAEAAFSYQQFQSEMRCVWVHVEHAKAHVICNETSMTVELEKAAFKGLDEDHLRLNDPGSTACRLHSNGTHVIGFIPLNECGTMIKEDDENLLFSNEITTFEDVRDIVTRKHLLEVQFSCQYPKRGNVSLGFTVHRDNQTITEKGFGTFTYNFEFYPDIDFDTMINPHFYPLDYEVGDKIYMQIDATTSINNTVLFVESCSASPYDNPNYQPTYPIIENGCVQDSTVVLYPPSHNKQFRFSIDAFKFIGLHDQVYISCSVILCEAGNPNTRCSRGCLPTNPIGRRRRSAAIETGAHFISQGPLRLQSTPENKSSVTGLNLNMAFIAGCLLAAIAMICGVMIHKFKRAAVRYQPLSSIEQ